A stretch of Brassica napus cultivar Da-Ae chromosome C6, Da-Ae, whole genome shotgun sequence DNA encodes these proteins:
- the LOC106446510 gene encoding transcription factor MYBS3 isoform X1, translating into MSRSCSQCGNNGHNSRTCPTETSPGGGGEKGIMLFGVRVTKASSSSSFRKSVSMNNLSQFDHAAHDSNPVDDGGYASDDVVHASVINRERKRGTPWTEEEHRLFLTGLHRVGKGDWRGISRNFVKTRTPTQVASHAQKYFLRRTNHNRRRRRFSLFDITPDTQTEERTPLGGIPPVHPSRKMADLNLSHKTAAAPEMFALSLELPMQSSSSYSYSNEQKTRERSRSSVFETMSSNGDSIMGVA; encoded by the exons ATGTCGCGCAGTTGCTCTCAGTGTGGAAACAACGGCCACAACTCTCGTACGTGTCCGACGGAAACATCCCCTGGCGGCGGAGGAGAGAAAGGAATAATGCTTTTCGGCGTCCGCGTAACGAAAGcttcgtcgtcttcttctttcAGAAAAAGCGTCAGTATGAACAACCTATCTCAATTCGATCACGCCGCTCACGACTCAAACCCTGTGGACGACGGTGGCTACGCGTCAGACGACGTCGTTCACGCCTCCGTCATAAACCGCGAGCGCAAGCGAG GGACTCCATGGACGGAGGAAGAGCATAGATTATTCCTCACGGGGCTGCATAGAGTAGGCAAAGGAGATTGGAGAGGGATATCTAGAAACTTCGTGAAAACACGGACACCGACTCAGGTGGCGAGCCACGCTCAGAAGTATTTCCTCCGCCGTACAAACCATAATCGCCGCCGCCGTAGATTCAGCCTCTTTGACATCACTCCCGACACTCAAACAGAAGAGAGGACGCCACTGGGGGGGATTCCTCCGGTTCATCCGTCGCGTAAGATGGCTGATCTGAATCTCAGCCACAAAACAGCGGCGGCGCCGGAGATGTTTGCGTTGTCGCTGGAACTACCGATGCAGTCTTCTTCATCGTATTCATATTCCAATGAACAGAAGACACGTGAGCGGTCACGTTCCTCGGTCTTCGAGACCATGTCGAGTAATGGAGATAGTATAATGGGAGTTGCTTGA
- the LOC106446510 gene encoding transcription factor KUA1 isoform X2, with product MSRSCSQCGNNGHNSRTCPTETSPGGGGEKGIMLFGVRVTKASSSSSFRKSVSMNNLSQFDHAAHDSNPVDDGGYASDDVVHASVINRERKRGTPWTEEEHRLFLTGLHRVGKGDWRGISRNFVKTRTPTQVASHAQKYFLRRTNHNRRRRRFSLFDITPDTQTEERTPLGGIPPVHPSRKMADLNLSHKTAAAPEMFALSLELPNRRHVSGHVPRSSRPCRVMEIV from the exons ATGTCGCGCAGTTGCTCTCAGTGTGGAAACAACGGCCACAACTCTCGTACGTGTCCGACGGAAACATCCCCTGGCGGCGGAGGAGAGAAAGGAATAATGCTTTTCGGCGTCCGCGTAACGAAAGcttcgtcgtcttcttctttcAGAAAAAGCGTCAGTATGAACAACCTATCTCAATTCGATCACGCCGCTCACGACTCAAACCCTGTGGACGACGGTGGCTACGCGTCAGACGACGTCGTTCACGCCTCCGTCATAAACCGCGAGCGCAAGCGAG GGACTCCATGGACGGAGGAAGAGCATAGATTATTCCTCACGGGGCTGCATAGAGTAGGCAAAGGAGATTGGAGAGGGATATCTAGAAACTTCGTGAAAACACGGACACCGACTCAGGTGGCGAGCCACGCTCAGAAGTATTTCCTCCGCCGTACAAACCATAATCGCCGCCGCCGTAGATTCAGCCTCTTTGACATCACTCCCGACACTCAAACAGAAGAGAGGACGCCACTGGGGGGGATTCCTCCGGTTCATCCGTCGCGTAAGATGGCTGATCTGAATCTCAGCCACAAAACAGCGGCGGCGCCGGAGATGTTTGCGTTGTCGCTGGAACTACC GAACAGAAGACACGTGAGCGGTCACGTTCCTCGGTCTTCGAGACCATGTCGAGTAATGGAGATAGTATAA
- the LOC125588607 gene encoding CLAVATA3/ESR (CLE)-related protein 26-like, whose product MRNLQSLRLQLLFCTLFTIGLVTLLMIDAFVLENNSEAKTAKEITAAKTINNSIVHAKEVQQELEDKPSNGDLIYAGSKRTVPRGPDPIHNRRAGNSGRPPGSA is encoded by the exons ATGCGAAATCTCCAATCCCTTCGTCTCCAATTGTTGTTTTGTACACTATTTACAATTGGTTTAGTCACTCTTCTGATGATCGATGCTTTTGTCTTAGAAAATAACAGTGAagccaaaaccgcaaaagaGATCACTGCTGCTAAGACGATTAACAACTCCATTGTACATGCTAAGGAAGTACAACAAGAACTTGAAGATAAACCAAGCAATGGCGATCTTATCTACGCTGGCAGCAAAAGAACAGTGCCTCGTGGACCTGATCCTATACACAACAG GAGAGCGGGAAATTCAGGACGACCACCGGGAAGCGCATAA